TTCTTAATTTTCtgattttcaatatatatatatatatatatatatatatatatatatataaaaccgACATTAAgctactaaaaagatgaaatagtAGAGTTAAAATAGAAGACGAATTtgcaataaaaatgaaaataaaatatgaagaaGAATATTGTTAGGCTCATTGATAATTATTGGGTTTCTTCTAGTATTTTTCATGTGAAAATGACTTGCATCTAATCCAGACTTCATAACTAGTATATTATTCACAAGTTTTAagatttttcttttcataaatgCAATAATACAATGGTGCTCATTTTCTTATAATTAATACGATAATTTGAAATTCCAATAGAAAGAAAAGTTTTGGGGCATTATAATTAGATGCATGATTGAATAGTGTAAGGCAACTAGGCAGAGTTAGTTGGCGATTTGGTAAACGTCtttgtttcatttttcttttgtttttaattagcTCAGCTGCATGAGTATGACATCGTCTTATGCTTATAGCTTTCCATGCATATACCAAAGTCTTTCTATTGCATCAATAATACTACAAATTAGGACTATAAAATTAATCTTGAAGGagtatataaaagaaaaaatatttagaagaactaataataattataataaagttcaaaatttaaagggattttttataaaaaaataaaagtgcagGGATCACCCTCTAAAATATTACCGTCCCTATAGTGATAATAATATTTCAATTCGATATAAGAGTTTCAGATTCGGTTTCACtctttataaaaatgaaataacacACACAtcattgttattaattatttttaccaAAACGGGCCATGCAGATTAGTTAATACTCACAAAcatatatttcatatttttagaatattgaTGTAATACAatttatgcaaaaaaaaaatcctcatTCATTCATTCATCATATGCTTGTTTGAATATGACTTCATGTTTGTGTTAATTCATTATTGTTCTATAGATACTtgttttggttcaattttaattttaatttagtttttaattcaaagcaaataagaaaaataagaattttGCCATGTTTTGAAGATGCTGTTGTTAGaattccattttaattaaatttacaaattaggctaatattttctatttaatttcagttttccaaattttattcaaaaaacaaaatcatgcAAGCTTCCCAATAATTTATGTCAAAGTTAAATTAGTGGTGGACATTTCCAGTAATTATCTGTCATCAGAAAATCATGCATGCcctgctattttttttttaaactctttttaaaaaaaaataggtcaattcaactcattagggtagagatgaaacataaaaatcaaaaatagggtacaattgaaaattttcctaggtcattgtataaatgaaaaaaaattacaaggtgggtggtttttaagtaattagtcCTTAAAGGAGTAATGTggagaaatttttttatcatcataattatttttaagaattacattttaattatatcaaattgattttgattattatcACATACAAGTCATTGAACCattattgtttttcttgtgtttgCCTTTCTTTAATCATTCGGATACATTTGATTACAGTGTGTCATCATTCAAAGACCGTCATGTgaataaaatttatgttctaTTCAATTAGAAAGATCGAGTTggctacaattaaaataaaatcttttaaattaagttataattaataaaataaaaaaactactaAGTATTAATAAAAacgataaatatttgaaattatttagtCATTAGGCCCGATTTAAATCCAAAACCTATACcacataaaatcaataaatattcaCCTCAATTTCATTATTGATTATggcataattataaaaagagtGCGTGCTCTTgttcaaaattttcattaaatccATAAACATACAAATTAATGACTTAAGATTTGGAACATTAATTAGTTCTCAATCAAAATCAAGCATGCTCAAATCAATTCGTGTTTCATcctaataaatttaatttaattatttcctATATAAATATTGGTTTATTTAGATTTAGCTACACAAGTTGTTGAGTgtgcaaaaagaaaaatgaaaagctTCTATGCAAAATTAGTTGGTAAAATCTAGtcttctttaatttatttctatCTATCTGTctgtatacatatatatatatatatatatatatctttatttttttaatcaattattttttgcagggaagaagaagaagtcaAAAGAACCAAAAGCTCCAAGTGAAACAATGTCATCAATTAATGAAACTCGAAGTGAAAAAGAGCCAAAAATTCGGAAGTTTATTACCGCAACCAAGTCTATGCATGACGGAGAAGGCAGTGACGTGGATAAGTACGATAATTTAAGTAATATCGGAAGATCGGTTTCCGAGATTAGTAGTCATAATGGTGATCGAGTTTTAGTTAATCGCGGAGAAGATGAACAATTCCATCCCTCTAATTTTAATCGTCATCGAGTTTTGGTTAATCGCAGGGAAAATGAACAATTTCATCCCTCTAACTTCAACCGCGATCGGAGTTTGGTTAATAGCGGAGGAAATGAACAATTCCGTCCCTCTAATTTTAATCGTGATCGAGTTTTGGTTAATCACAGAGAAAATGAACAATTTCATCCCTCTAACTTCAATCGTGATCGGAGTTTGGTTAATAGCGGAAGAAATGAACAATTTCATCCCTCTAATTTTAATCGTGAAGGACCGATTAATTACGAGTTGTATAATGAAGAATTGATGTATGATATTTGTGATGAATCAGGGCAGATTGAATTTTATCACAAATCATGTGAATGGATGAGTTATTCCTATTGGAATAATTATCAAACTCATGGTTGTGCCGGTGAGAAGCACCACAGGTGATTGTTTAGGGACTGCAATTTCTGAACTCTACGAAATAAATTAAGTGctattttattcaaataaagTTCATATGTGATTAATTTAGTGCTATTATGAGaaaatcattttatttcaataaaattgGCTTTGCTATAAATTGTCCAACTTTGTTACTATTTCAACATTTCTTGAACATATGATATTATTAAGCAAAATAAGAAGAATATCAACTCAATTAGACCTAATGAGTGTCTAATATTTTTGGCACGAAATTATTCTATCCTAATTCTTATTTTATGGAAGTTTTAGATTATACCCTTTACGAATAAATTTACCCATTCGAATAAATTTCATTTGTAAATTAGGGGCGAAAATTAGATTTCATCGCTAATTTAGTCTCTTTTTTGGCGTTTTAACCGCGCCACCGATATCAGCGGTTTTATTAGTAAAATCCGTCAGTAACTTTTGACAGCTTATTTGGCAAATTGCCTATAAAAACTGTCGGCATTCCATCTcaaattatcataatttattttttattgtgaaATCGGTCATGAATTAGTCAATTAGTAACATATTTAATTTCAGTTTGTAAATTACGTGGATACAAGTGACATGTCATCCAACATATAATTAAACTCTATTTCTTGTCAATTATATAATgaacaaattttaattaataatttatatagtaATATTCacatgaatttgttttttataataGATCAATTTTACACGAATGAACTCCAAAATATGGCAATAAATTCCATTTTCACATATATAAGCCAATCACAGTGGTCTGACGTGTCCACATTTTCCCGCCAAAATCCCTTCACTAAATAACTACCTCTCTCACTCAAGAACCCCTCCTAACAAACTTAGATTCCATTCTACAAGAACCAATTAAAACAATACACGTACTCACTTTTTTCCCTCCCAAAAACCTTCCCACTGAATAAGTAACCGCCTCTCTTCTTCAAGAAACTAAAACCAAGAAACTGATCAAGAATCAACAACAAAAAAGCTCCAAAAAAACTCATTAATGGCGACCAAATCCCTAATCTTCTTAACCCTAATTTCCCTCTTCCATCTCTCCACCTCCACCTCCGCCCCCACAAACACCGTTCTTGACGACGCCGTCATCATCCTCTCCGATTCCGGCTTCAACTCTATGGCGCTCACTCTCGAATTCGGCGCAAGAACCATAGTGCCGCCACCCTTGCCTGATTCCCTCACAATCTTTTGCCCCTCCGACGCCGTTTTCACTTACTCCGGCCAACCCTCTCTTAATCTTCTCCGGTTCCACTTATCTCCGTTCTCCATTTCTTTCAACTCACTCAAATCTTTACCCTACGGTTCCAAGATTCCATCGTTTTGGGCTAATCACTCGCTCGTCGTCACTTCCAACAGTAACACCGTAGACGAAGTTGAAGTTAACGGCGTCAAAATTAACGGGTTTTCCGCTTATGATGACGGGTCGTTGGTCATTTTCGGAATTGACAAGTTTCTTGATCCGAATTTTCAGATTCTTCCCTCTATTACACCACCGTCGCCTCCTCCGCCGTCATCTCCACCGCCGCCTTTATCATCACCGCCTTATCATCATATTCTCAACTGTTCTAATCTTGATATAGACGACGACGGTCATATTGATAGCAAACACTCATTGCAAGAAGCGAGTGAAGCTTTGAGGTCAAGAGGGTACTTTTTGATGGCTTCATTTCTTGATTTGCAGTTGACTTCAGAGTTTAGAGATGACATAAGGTTGACTATTCTTGCTCCGACTGATGAATCTTTAAAGGGTATTCTTGGTAGTAATATCAGTGAGTTTAAGTCAATTTTTCTTAGACATTTCTTGGTCTGCAAAGTTCCGTTGGCCGATCTCGGTCGAGTCGGGGCACGGTTTCATACGTTCTTGGATGGATTCATGGTTAATGTCAAGACTGATGAGGGTAATAATGTGACTGTGAATGGAGTTGAGGTTAAAGATTCTGAGATTTATGAAAATGATTGGCTTGTTGTTCTTGGGCTTGATGGGAGTTTGTTTGCTGAAGAGATTCCTCAAGAAAATCCAGATGTTCCATCTGATGGTCCAAGAACTAATTGTGCTTATGCTTTTAATGATTGCCGATTCTGCACAATCTTCTGCTCTCTGGTAATCCTCATTTTGATCAACTTTGATAATGTTATGGGCTGGATGTTATGTGTTATCCTGGTTGTTTATTCTCGTTGCGCGACTACGACGGACATGCCTGACGATAAATCTTCTAAGAAATGATGAAGGTTCATGCTGTTTAGTTCAAACAAATCGTTTTTGTGTGATTTTGGAGTTTCAGTAGTTTTGATGTAAATGGCAGTCTGTTGCTAATTGAATTGCTGGTGTGGTAATACCCAAATTCGGGTTTGATTCTTGCAATTTTGCTATTGATAATTGATATAGTGATTTTTTCCATCAATGTATATTTGCTAATTTTGAATTCTGATAGCTTTAGCAATAGATGATGAACAAACATGAGTTGCCAGATTGTAATCTACAACTCTAGCATTTCTTGACAGCTAAAACCATGTTTCACATCATTCCAAACCGCATTACAGAGTCCCAACCCCATTATCTATGTTGTACGGAAACTTATCGAATCATGCGTTTCAGCATTTTGTTTCGGTTTCACTGTTTTCGTATTATCGTTTCAGTTGCCGTGCGATATAGATTGTCACTGATGGCCTGGCTAGAGGTGAATAATTCAACCAACAAATGGCGTTTTCCTGAGCTTATCAAGCTTCTGTGCCAAAAGCACAGCAGTATCCTTCATTCCCTTCTCAAGAAGAGTTTGTTTCAGATGACTAAACAAAGCAGCCGGAGGCCGAATGCCCACATTCAACATCTCCTCAAAGTATTTGCAAGCTAGATCTAGCTTATTTTCATGGCACAAACTGTTGATTAATACACAGAACATATGCATACCAGGAAGGATCCCTTTAGCCTTCATCTGATCCCAAGTCGCTATGGCTCGATCCACTCTATCCATATTACAAAACATCCTAACTATGATCTCATAGCTACTTAAAGTCGGTTCACATTCTTTTTCACATAACATTCTCTCAAAAACTGAAAAAGCCTCTGCTGTCTTTTGAGCCTTTATCAAATGATGAAGAATTATATCATAAGTTCTCGAGCTCGGACCAATCCCACATTTCCTCATCTCATCAACCGTCCTATACGCCTCATCCATCCTCATCGACCAACAATAAGCTCCCACAACTGCATTGTAGGTCGGAGCCTCAGGTGCAAATCCACTCGCCCTTGATCTATCAAAAAACTCTAAAGCTTCACGCAGCCTCTTTACGGAACCTAACCCATTAATTAAAGTACAAAATATATGAGGACTAGGCTGGCAATTCTTAGCTTCCATCTCACGAAACAACACAATGGCATCATCATACTTCCGAGCCTTACAATAAGCATTAATAAGAATACCGTAAGTCACAACATCCGGTTCAAACCCCTCATCTTTCATCTCCCTATAAACCTCATCCAACTTCAACAAATTCCTCTCTTGACCCCAACCCTCCAGCAATATAGTATACGATTTAATATCCGGCGCAAAccttctctttttcattttatcaaacacctCGTGTGCGCTCTGCACCTGCCTCGACTTGCTCAAAGTATCGAGCAGTCTATTAAAATCCGTCGACTCAATGTCGAACCCAAACTTCTGAAGTTTCTCAAATGTATTCACAGCTTCTTTAACTCTCCTAGCTCGTGCATATCTCCTAGAAATCAATGCAAAAGTGTCCTTAGTTAATAGCCCTTTAAGCTTCATTTCAGAAACTAAATTCCATATCATGTTAAATTGCTTGATCTTGCCTAATGATTCTATCAAAGCATTGTAGCTATCAGTGGTGTGAATGAACCCTTTTTGATTCTCTGCCCATCTGAAGAATGATAATGCAAGAACGCCTGCATTGGTTAATCTTTTTAAAACCTCTAATACTAAAGGCGGTGATGCCTCAATTGGGAGACCATGGAGTAAAGTTTTTAAGGTTGAATTCGGGTTTTCTGATAATATTCTGCAGATTTTTTCTGTGTTTTGTGTGATTTTGTCAGGTGGGGTTTGCTCCAAATGGGTAGTAAATGATTGGGTAGTAAGAACTCGATGATGGGTAGTGTAAAGATGGAGTCTTTTGGGGAATTTTGATAAGAGATGCAAATTTCGACGGTGGCTCATTTTGAATGGGAGAAATGTCAGATCTTTCAAACCCTAATTTAGATGAacatttttttagggtttttttgtTGGCGGGAAGAGGCTAAGCTGAAGATTGGACCATTTTTAAGGTATATATAGAAATAAGAAAATCAGTTAATGGAAAAGTGATAAATGGTTAAAAATCTAGTAAAGGGTCACTATGGTTGTAGAGACAAAATTGGATAATATGAACAAGTTTATAGATCTATATGACCTAATTTTGTTCTTTATTCACCTATAAAGTAAATAATATTGTGCTTAATTGACCTAAGAATATAGAATGTTGTCCATAACGACCGAAAATGAGTTATTTTATCGGAGTCATACGTTCACTGACCGAGTTGATCTTTTACGCATTTAGAATCCATATCTAACTCTGGCACCGATCAGGAAGTCACTCTCTTTcgattcttttaaaaaaatacaagtcgACCTTTTTGAACCtgattaaatcacaaaaaaaaagttaaacagtAAAATCACCATATTCagtcattttattaatttttcaatctATTTGTTAGTCATTAAGTTGTATATGTGCTTAAAATTAGTTGAATCGAAAACCGGTGGTTCAGCAACCAgttagattttataaaatttggttGTACCAATAGTAGGTTCGAATCATCTTGAGGACTAATTTGAAACAGAGAACAAATCAACTGAAATTATGATACAACGTCAACTGAGAACAAATCAGAATTAAAAGAATGAACTTCTGTTACAGTGTCGGAAGAATGCTAAAGCTAAACAACTTCAAAACTTTTGAACATACAACGGCTTGCTAAATCGGCAGCACGACGAGAAAAATCATTACTTTTATTGATTGAAACTGTCAAAACTGCCGCAGCCATATGGACAGAAACTACCATGACAGATTACAATCAAATACCCTCAAGTGAATTCACTTGTCCACCCTCTTCGATTCTGCCACTTCCGTAATATTCCTTATAGCATGCGATCGAGAGAGCCCCCAAAAACGGACCTAATGACCGAAGACTCGAGTTTCTAGGAATGATATGGACAAAATTCAGATGCAGAAAAGTGTGACTTCATTTGCATTGATTCATCTGTGAATTCCACTCATCAAGAAGGTCTCTGATAGTTTCCTCAAATTTTTTAGCCTGGGGCCCAGGCTTAACGACATTAACATCGCCCCACTGAGAGCAAGGATCCATCCACCAGCTTCTTCGGCCAGTGCACCATGCACCCGGAGCAGCTCGATTAAATCCACGCTTGAGGATCTTCTCATCAATCATATCCAAAATAGGATCATTGCTCTTGAACTGTCTCGCAAAAGCTGCTCCACTTTGAGCCATTTGATCGTAATcagaaatgtttaaaaaatgtGGGTCCATCTTCGGAGGATTGTCCCAGACCATATATCTTAGATCACTGTTTAAAGTAGAATTCTTAAATTCTGGTGCATTGCATATGACAGAGTGGAAATATGCTTCTTCAGATAATATCACATTGTTGAAGTACATAAGAAGCATTCGAGGAAGATTATCCCAACCCAGAATGCAAAATTCAAGAAATGATCGGCTCAAGATGATCCATCGGGAACCTGGAAACAGTTATTGCATGAAACATCCCGCATAAGCAATGATACTTGTAGCTTGGGTCGTTAACTTAGCACAAACGGCACACAGTATGAAGAGATGTTACCTGTGAACACTTTGAAACCCTCGGGTATTCCACGCTTCTCGGTAGCATAAAAAATCTGGCTCCTCCTCGCAAGGTAAATTCCAGGGTCAACAACAATTGGCTGGAACCTTTGAGATCTGCATCAAAAATTGAGCAAATTTCGTTAAgatttgcttttgtttttgtaaaaCATAACAGAGTTATACAGAAAAGGTTCCCTACTCTTTCCACCCAAGATCACTGGTGTGGTCGATGAAATTAAGGTCTCTTGTAATAGAGGAGAACACGTGGGATAAATCTGGGAGCAGATATAAACACGAAAAAACATCAGAAGTTAGAATTCTCATTTCTCATTCACATCAAGGAAGATGGCACAGCagaacaaaatcaaaaaggtGCACAAAAAATCTTCAATATCATAACAAATTGACATACACAAGAGCCTGTAATACTAAAAGTTGGCCAGAAAAGAAGAGACTGGAACAAATTAGGATTTTAAACAATTGAAAGCTAAAGACAGGTAAATAGAGAAGCCAAAAAAATCAGAAATTGGAAGTGAACCTGGAAAATAAACCAATAGTAATCTTCTGCATTAACCTCTTTGAAGATGCTAACATCTACTAATGATGACACCAAAGAGGTCAGGTACTAAAGAAGATTCATGcactaaaaaaaatttataatcatgtTTTTGTTGATTATGCTTTGCCATTAGAGATGGTATAGCCTACTGAATTTAAAGGTTCCACAAGTGCAGAGAAGACATAATCTTCATGCGCTTCTAATGATGTAGTTTTATAAGTGAAGGATAGTATGTCTCGTAGATTTCTGCCATTTCCAAAAAGTTAACGTTTTTTAAATCCTTCCCAAACTAGCTGGAAAAATGAATCGGCATGGGGAACACTTCCGCCGGTTCTGGTGCCAGCGGATGCGGAatttgtttaaataatatttcttaGAGGACCTTCTGAACAAACTTCATAATCTTTCAACTTAAACTCCAGTCATACATTTGTTATGCATTAGTTGGCTAGCAATTGTTTTGCTCATTTATCTCCACAGCAGCATATGTGAAAAACTTCAAAAGTGCACTATATTATCTTTATTGAATATCCCGAACAGACTTTTTTCTAATTCTTCCTGATACCATGGAAAACCATAGCAGATTCAATAGAAGCTTCAAATTCTTTGGGCTCATCCACAGAATTTGGCTTCATAGCTGGTATGCGATGTTAAGGCTTTCACTCATTTTTCACCGCCATTGACTTAATTAATCCTAGTTATCTTTGCGTAGAAGTAGCCTTTCTAAATAAAACTTTCTTCCCCACTCCACACCTGTTAATAGTGCTGCATAAAAGGCATCTACACTCTTAAGGCTATGAGTCCCTTGTTTGTTGATTCTATAACCGAAAAATCCAATTAGAAATACGGTTCAACACAATAGTTAGCCTACTCATAAAAATGACGCCTTTATTGGCTTGGTTCTATCCAACCACATTTTTCTGTCCAAGAGTTTAGTAGCTTTAAACCACAATAACAATTccagaaataaaaaaacaaatgtaaTCAAATATGTCAAAAAACCAAACTGGTAATGCATATACAAAAAGGGAAAGAATGAAGTTTAAGAATAAAGTCAAAAAAATATTGGCATAAAGAGTTAACAATTTGTTTCTGAACCAAAAAGGAAAATTTCATAAATTCAATTCTAATATTATTGgctattcaatttaaaaatgttgCAAATCAAAATTCCCATTAACCCAAGTAGATGAGAAAGAACACAATAAATTAGCATTCACTAATAATATATTCAACCAACTACACCAAAATCAAACTAATCCAACATGAAAACAACACACAAACCACACaaattcaaaacaaacaaaCCAAATCAGAAACAACCAAAAACATAAACATACCATCCTGAGTCAATAAAGGATAATCCAATGCACTCAATTCCACAAACCAGTTCCAACCCGATTGCACCTTCAACAAAATCGCGGCAGCGCGTAAAGTTGCAGCCAAATGAGAGGAGCCCATATAAACAAGCCGACTAGGCTTCCCAATGACATCAACATTAGCAAAAGACCTGATAGCAGGCACTGCATTCAAAGCCCCAACAAGCCTCACCCTCTCCTCATCTGATGCATCAGCACTCAAATGCAACAAATAATGGTTCCTAGGGTGATACACAGCCAGCAAAAGCCTAAGGATCCGGTCCCCATCGCCGCGGCCACCGGAGATATAGTATGCAAAAGCTGGAGGATAATGAGTTCCATGATGAACTACAGAAGGGAAAGATTTTGGAGAACTAATAGCAGAAATTGAgtaaaataatagaaataaaagaGATAAAAATGCTGCAGAGAATAGAGTAAAAAGCCATCTTTTCTCTGCTCCCATGGCGATCAACTTGATGATGGGGCATATGTAATTAATAATACCCAGatgaaaaatcaaatcaaagttCAGATTTTTAAGCTGAATTACAGGTTTTCATGGGGAATAACCATAAGGGTTGTGATAAAAATTGAATCTTTTTTGGGCCAAGTTTGAGAATTTCAGGGGAATTAAGTTTGGGATCTTGAAATTAGCTAACTTTGGAAACTCAAAATGTTGGGGAGAGAGAGATTTAAATAG
This window of the Mercurialis annua linkage group LG5, ddMerAnnu1.2, whole genome shotgun sequence genome carries:
- the LOC126679841 gene encoding putative fasciclin-like arabinogalactan protein 20, with the translated sequence MATKSLIFLTLISLFHLSTSTSAPTNTVLDDAVIILSDSGFNSMALTLEFGARTIVPPPLPDSLTIFCPSDAVFTYSGQPSLNLLRFHLSPFSISFNSLKSLPYGSKIPSFWANHSLVVTSNSNTVDEVEVNGVKINGFSAYDDGSLVIFGIDKFLDPNFQILPSITPPSPPPPSSPPPPLSSPPYHHILNCSNLDIDDDGHIDSKHSLQEASEALRSRGYFLMASFLDLQLTSEFRDDIRLTILAPTDESLKGILGSNISEFKSIFLRHFLVCKVPLADLGRVGARFHTFLDGFMVNVKTDEGNNVTVNGVEVKDSEIYENDWLVVLGLDGSLFAEEIPQENPDVPSDGPRTNCAYAFNDCRFCTIFCSLVILILINFDNVMGWMLCVILVVYSRCATTTDMPDDKSSKK
- the LOC126679839 gene encoding pentatricopeptide repeat-containing protein At1g71060, mitochondrial, yielding MSHRRNLHLLSKFPKRLHLYTTHHRVLTTQSFTTHLEQTPPDKITQNTEKICRILSENPNSTLKTLLHGLPIEASPPLVLEVLKRLTNAGVLALSFFRWAENQKGFIHTTDSYNALIESLGKIKQFNMIWNLVSEMKLKGLLTKDTFALISRRYARARRVKEAVNTFEKLQKFGFDIESTDFNRLLDTLSKSRQVQSAHEVFDKMKKRRFAPDIKSYTILLEGWGQERNLLKLDEVYREMKDEGFEPDVVTYGILINAYCKARKYDDAIVLFREMEAKNCQPSPHIFCTLINGLGSVKRLREALEFFDRSRASGFAPEAPTYNAVVGAYCWSMRMDEAYRTVDEMRKCGIGPSSRTYDIILHHLIKAQKTAEAFSVFERMLCEKECEPTLSSYEIIVRMFCNMDRVDRAIATWDQMKAKGILPGMHMFCVLINSLCHENKLDLACKYFEEMLNVGIRPPAALFSHLKQTLLEKGMKDTAVLLAQKLDKLRKTPFVG
- the LOC126682506 gene encoding beta-glucuronosyltransferase GlcAT14A, whose translation is MGAEKRWLFTLFSAAFLSLLFLLFYSISAISSPKSFPSVVHHGTHYPPAFAYYISGGRGDGDRILRLLLAVYHPRNHYLLHLSADASDEERVRLVGALNAVPAIRSFANVDVIGKPSRLVYMGSSHLAATLRAAAILLKVQSGWNWFVELSALDYPLLTQDDLSHVFSSITRDLNFIDHTSDLGWKESQRFQPIVVDPGIYLARRSQIFYATEKRGIPEGFKVFTGSRWIILSRSFLEFCILGWDNLPRMLLMYFNNVILSEEAYFHSVICNAPEFKNSTLNSDLRYMVWDNPPKMDPHFLNISDYDQMAQSGAAFARQFKSNDPILDMIDEKILKRGFNRAAPGAWCTGRRSWWMDPCSQWGDVNVVKPGPQAKKFEETIRDLLDEWNSQMNQCK